From Cellulomonas fimi ATCC 484, a single genomic window includes:
- a CDS encoding glutamine synthetase family protein, protein MDRQQEFVLRTVEERDIRFIRLWFTDVLGILKSVAVAPAELENAFAEGIGFDGSAIEGLTRVYEADMIAKPDPSTFQVLPWRGERHGTARMFCDLLTPDGQPSLADSRHVLKRALSRASDQGFTFYTHPEVEFYLFEAPADPAQPLVPVDQGGYFDHVPRGTAHDFRRAAITMLESMGISVEFSHHEAGPGQNEIDLRYADALTTADNIMTFRTVVKEVALEQGVFASFMPKPLADQPGSGMHTHLSLFEGDRNAFHEPGGHLELSKTAHSFIAGLLRHAAEITAVTNQFVNSYKRLWGGAEAPSYVCWGHNNRSALVRVPLYKPGKGNSSRIEYRAVDSATNPYLAFAVILAAGLKGIEEGYELPEGAEDDVWELTDAERRALGIDPLPQSLDAAIAVMERSELVAETLGEHVFDYFLRNKRQEWDEYRAQVTPYELRRFLPVL, encoded by the coding sequence ATGGACAGGCAGCAGGAGTTCGTGCTCCGCACCGTCGAGGAGCGGGACATCCGTTTCATCCGTCTCTGGTTCACCGACGTGCTCGGGATCCTCAAGTCGGTCGCCGTGGCGCCGGCGGAGCTGGAGAACGCGTTCGCCGAGGGGATCGGCTTCGACGGCAGCGCCATCGAGGGCCTCACGCGCGTCTACGAGGCCGACATGATCGCCAAGCCGGACCCGTCGACGTTCCAGGTGCTGCCCTGGCGCGGCGAGCGCCACGGCACCGCCCGCATGTTCTGCGACCTGCTGACGCCCGACGGGCAGCCGTCGCTCGCGGACTCGCGGCACGTGCTCAAGCGCGCGCTGTCCCGCGCGAGCGACCAGGGGTTCACCTTCTACACGCACCCCGAGGTCGAGTTCTACCTCTTCGAGGCGCCGGCCGACCCCGCGCAGCCGCTCGTCCCGGTCGACCAGGGCGGCTACTTCGACCACGTCCCGCGCGGCACGGCGCACGACTTCCGGCGCGCCGCGATCACGATGCTGGAGTCCATGGGCATCTCGGTGGAGTTCTCCCACCACGAGGCGGGCCCGGGCCAGAACGAGATCGACCTGCGCTACGCGGACGCGCTCACGACGGCCGACAACATCATGACGTTCCGCACCGTCGTCAAGGAGGTCGCGCTCGAGCAGGGCGTGTTCGCGTCCTTCATGCCGAAGCCGCTCGCGGACCAGCCGGGCTCGGGCATGCACACCCACCTGTCGCTGTTCGAGGGCGACCGCAACGCGTTCCACGAGCCGGGCGGGCACCTCGAGCTGTCGAAGACCGCGCACTCGTTCATCGCGGGGCTGCTGCGCCACGCGGCGGAGATCACCGCGGTGACGAACCAGTTCGTCAACTCCTACAAGCGGCTGTGGGGCGGCGCCGAGGCGCCGAGCTACGTCTGCTGGGGCCACAACAACCGCTCCGCGCTCGTGCGGGTGCCGCTCTACAAGCCCGGCAAGGGCAACTCGAGCCGCATCGAGTACCGCGCGGTGGACTCGGCGACCAACCCGTACCTGGCGTTCGCCGTCATCCTCGCCGCGGGGCTCAAGGGCATCGAGGAGGGCTACGAGCTCCCCGAGGGTGCCGAGGACGACGTGTGGGAGCTGACCGACGCGGAGCGCCGCGCGCTCGGCATCGACCCGCTGCCGCAGTCGCTCGACGCCGCGATCGCCGTCATGGAGCGTTCCGAGCTCGTCGCGGAGACCCTCGGCGAGCACGTGTTCGACTACTTCCTGCGCAACAAGCGCCAGGAGTGGGACGAGTACCGCGCGCAGGTCACGCCGTACGAGCTGCGGCGGTTCCTGCCGGTCCTGTGA
- a CDS encoding AI-2E family transporter translates to MPRPPVPAQEQAVRDPRQPPAWLPRALAMTAAAVFLGLLAWRALSLLGAVITIVVISWFIALAMEPLIRWLVGHGIRRTRATGIVMVGGIVVVLAITALFGGLFVAQLVELVQSLPDYYEQLTTWLDEAFGVAVPPVDELVASIGDNWQSLAPSIIGIGSSIVGGLFTLSSVLLVVYYMASAGPRFRAAVLRLFAPRRQREVQRLWEVSQEKVADFINSRIVLAALATVFTFIFLTVLGIPYALPLAAFTGVVSQFVPTVGTYIGGALPVAVALAVSPVKGLAVLAFIIAYQQVENLVFSPKVSARSLELNPAVSFLAVIAFGAVFGPIGAFLALPVAATIQAVSSTYVRRHELVDAALLEEDEQTQKDQGWRGVEDAPSPVAPIVTDDRQP, encoded by the coding sequence ATGCCCAGACCCCCCGTCCCCGCGCAGGAGCAGGCCGTGCGCGACCCGCGACAGCCTCCCGCCTGGCTCCCGCGGGCGCTCGCCATGACCGCCGCCGCGGTGTTCCTCGGGCTCCTCGCGTGGCGCGCGCTGTCGCTGCTGGGCGCCGTCATCACGATCGTCGTCATCTCGTGGTTCATCGCGCTCGCGATGGAGCCGCTGATCCGCTGGCTCGTCGGGCACGGCATCCGGCGTACCCGGGCGACCGGCATCGTCATGGTCGGCGGCATCGTCGTCGTCCTGGCGATCACCGCGCTGTTCGGCGGCCTGTTCGTGGCGCAGCTCGTCGAGCTCGTGCAGTCCCTGCCCGACTACTACGAGCAGCTGACGACGTGGCTCGACGAGGCGTTCGGCGTCGCGGTGCCACCGGTCGACGAGCTCGTCGCGAGCATCGGCGACAACTGGCAGTCGCTCGCCCCGAGCATCATCGGCATCGGCTCGTCCATCGTCGGCGGCCTGTTCACGCTGTCGTCGGTCCTGCTCGTCGTCTACTACATGGCGAGCGCCGGACCGCGGTTCCGGGCCGCCGTGCTGCGGCTCTTCGCGCCCCGTCGTCAGCGCGAGGTGCAGCGGCTGTGGGAGGTGTCGCAGGAGAAGGTCGCGGACTTCATCAACTCGCGCATCGTGCTCGCGGCGCTCGCGACGGTCTTCACGTTCATCTTCCTGACCGTGCTGGGCATCCCCTACGCGCTGCCGCTGGCCGCCTTCACGGGCGTCGTGTCGCAGTTCGTGCCGACCGTCGGCACCTACATCGGCGGCGCGCTGCCCGTCGCCGTGGCGCTCGCCGTGAGCCCGGTCAAGGGCCTCGCGGTGCTGGCGTTCATCATCGCCTACCAGCAGGTCGAGAACCTCGTGTTCTCGCCCAAGGTGTCCGCCCGGTCGCTCGAGCTGAACCCCGCGGTCTCGTTCCTCGCGGTCATCGCGTTCGGCGCCGTGTTCGGGCCGATCGGCGCGTTCCTCGCCCTGCCCGTGGCCGCCACGATCCAGGCCGTGTCGTCGACCTACGTGCGCCGCCACGAGCTCGTCGACGCCGCGCTCCTGGAGGAGGACGAGCAGACGCAGAAGGACCAGGGCTGGCGCGGCGTCGAGGACGCCCCGTCGCCCGTCGCGCCGATCGTCACCGACGACCGTCAGCCGTAG
- a CDS encoding NAD+ synthase, with product MTTLRIALAQIDTCVGDVDGNAAAVLSWARRAADAGAHLVVFPEMTLTGYPIEDLALRASFRRGAEAALQRTAAELAAAGLGDLAVLVGTVGERGQGDVDAPDDRGLPTNQAVLLQHGRVVTRYDKHHLPNYGVFDEFRIFAPGDATCVVDVAGRRVGVVVCEDIWQDGGPVAQMDENDVDLLVVLNGSPYEEGKGHVRVELAQRRAREVDAPVAYVNLVGGQDDLVFDGGSFVVGTDGELLAGAPQFVEHLLLWDLAERGTAPVRGAVAAPLAPDEEVYRAIVTGLAGYVRKNGFRSVVLGLSGGIDSALTAAIAADAIGGENVVGVSMPSSFSSAHSKDDAADLAKRLGADLRVQPIASVVDAFQAQLALEGVAEENLQARVRGVLLMAVSNREGHLVIAPGNKSELATGYATIYDAGSIGGFAPLKDVDKSRVWALARWRNAYAEARGEVPPIPESSITKPPSAELRPGQLDQDSLPPYDLLDEVLDAYVEHAEGRAELLARGFDPAVVDKVVTLVDRAEWKRRQYPLGPKVTALAFGRDRRLPVTSRWREP from the coding sequence ATGACGACCCTCCGCATCGCCCTCGCGCAGATCGACACGTGCGTGGGCGACGTCGACGGCAACGCGGCGGCCGTCCTGTCCTGGGCGCGACGCGCCGCCGACGCCGGTGCGCACCTCGTCGTGTTCCCGGAGATGACGCTCACGGGCTACCCCATCGAGGACCTCGCGCTGCGCGCGTCGTTCCGGCGCGGTGCCGAGGCGGCCCTGCAACGCACCGCTGCGGAGCTGGCCGCGGCCGGGCTCGGCGACCTCGCCGTGCTCGTCGGGACGGTCGGCGAGCGCGGGCAGGGCGACGTCGACGCGCCGGACGACCGTGGCCTGCCGACGAACCAGGCGGTGCTGCTGCAGCACGGGCGCGTCGTGACGCGCTACGACAAGCACCACCTGCCGAACTACGGCGTGTTCGACGAGTTCCGGATCTTCGCGCCCGGCGACGCGACGTGCGTCGTCGACGTCGCGGGCCGCCGGGTGGGCGTGGTCGTGTGCGAGGACATCTGGCAGGACGGCGGGCCCGTCGCGCAGATGGACGAGAACGACGTCGACCTGCTGGTCGTCCTCAACGGCTCCCCGTACGAGGAGGGCAAGGGGCACGTCCGCGTGGAGCTCGCCCAGCGGCGCGCGCGCGAGGTCGACGCGCCGGTCGCGTACGTGAACCTCGTCGGCGGCCAGGACGACCTCGTGTTCGACGGCGGCTCGTTCGTCGTCGGCACCGACGGCGAGCTGCTGGCCGGTGCGCCGCAGTTCGTCGAGCACCTGCTCCTGTGGGACCTCGCAGAGCGCGGCACGGCGCCGGTGCGCGGCGCGGTCGCCGCCCCGCTCGCGCCCGACGAGGAGGTGTACCGGGCGATCGTCACCGGCCTGGCCGGCTACGTCCGCAAGAACGGCTTCCGCTCGGTCGTGCTCGGCCTGTCGGGCGGCATCGACTCGGCGCTCACCGCCGCGATCGCGGCGGACGCGATCGGCGGCGAGAACGTCGTCGGCGTGTCGATGCCGTCGTCGTTCTCGTCCGCGCACAGCAAGGACGACGCCGCGGACCTCGCGAAGCGGCTCGGCGCGGACCTGCGCGTGCAGCCGATCGCGTCCGTGGTCGACGCGTTCCAGGCGCAGCTCGCGCTCGAAGGCGTCGCCGAGGAGAACCTGCAGGCACGCGTGCGCGGCGTGCTGCTCATGGCGGTCTCGAACCGCGAGGGGCACCTCGTCATCGCGCCCGGCAACAAGTCGGAGCTCGCGACGGGCTACGCCACGATCTACGACGCGGGCAGCATCGGCGGCTTCGCGCCCCTCAAGGACGTCGACAAGTCGCGCGTGTGGGCGCTGGCCCGGTGGCGCAACGCGTACGCCGAGGCCCGGGGCGAGGTGCCGCCGATCCCCGAGTCGTCCATCACGAAGCCGCCGTCCGCGGAGCTGCGCCCCGGCCAGCTCGACCAGGACTCGCTGCCGCCGTACGACCTGCTCGACGAGGTGCTCGACGCGTACGTCGAGCACGCCGAGGGGCGCGCGGAGCTGCTGGCCCGCGGCTTCGACCCGGCGGTCGTCGACAAGGTCGTCACGCTCGTCGACCGTGCCGAGTGGAAGCGCCGGCAGTACCCGCTCGGCCCCAAGGTCACGGCGCTCGCGTTCGGGCGCGACCGCCGCCTGCCCGTCACGTCCCGGTGGCGCGAGCCCTGA
- a CDS encoding bifunctional [glutamine synthetase] adenylyltransferase/[glutamine synthetase]-adenylyl-L-tyrosine phosphorylase, with protein sequence MSVDGRSGSLAGRLTRAGVADVARAERLLADAALLEVVPDAPALLAGALGDLADPDQALLTLAKLAGAVRERPELAALLRDVLTDDGPARARLLGVAGTSVALGDTLVAHPENLHVLVDDAPALGVPVGDVRAELLRAVGADPDAAVPVARAGSAETTDDVRRAYRTRLLRIAAADVTTGDPLSRLPGVAAALADLAAAALEAALAVARADLDDHGAGVRLAVIGMGKTGGRELNYVSDVDVVYVAEPVEGVDEADALAVGARLAAGLARVCSVASAEPALWPVDAALRPEGKDGPLVRTLASHRTYYERWAKTWEFQALLKARPLAGDPELGRAYADMTQPFVWAAVQRENFVEDAQAMRRRVEQHVPAAEADRQLKLGIGGLRDVEFTVQLLQLVHGRADDTIRSPSTLTALAALAAGGYVGREHAARLAVCYRWLRLLEHRIQMHRLRRTHLLPTAEADLQRLARSVGLRAEGAQGLLERWRSVRRDVRHLHEELFYRPLLPATAQLSTEEASLAPDAARARLAAIGYRDPAGALRHLAALTEGVSRRASIQRQLLPVMIGWFADGADPDGGLLAFRRLSDELGTTHWYLKLLRDSGTVAQRLAHVLSTSRYVADALSRSPGSVTWLAEDAELEPRTAERLSAEADAVLTRAHEPVPAVLALRGLRRRELARTAAADVLGVVTGVRAARSLTASADVVLAGTLRVAEWEARVAHGVDENPTRMLVVAMGRLGGREMGYSSDADVLFVHDPVDGADPVLAQDFALSVATQVRALLGSVGPEPALAVDADLRPEGRNGPLVRSFDAYAEYYGRWSSPWESQALLRARPVAGDAGLGERFVELVAPLRYPAGGLDAATVREVRRIKARVESERLPRGVDPARHLKLGRGGIADVEWTAQLLQLQHAHEVEGLRTTSTLDALAAAHDAGLLSADDARVLVEAWELASRLRDANVLWTGRAEGAHADVLPHDRQALAGVARVAGYPAGAGNVLEEDYLRTARRARAVVERVFYG encoded by the coding sequence GTGAGCGTCGACGGCCGCAGCGGCAGCCTCGCCGGGCGCCTCACGCGTGCCGGCGTGGCGGACGTCGCGCGCGCCGAGCGGCTGCTCGCGGACGCCGCGCTGCTCGAGGTCGTGCCCGACGCGCCCGCGCTGCTCGCCGGCGCGCTCGGCGACCTCGCCGACCCGGACCAGGCGCTCCTCACGCTCGCGAAGCTCGCGGGCGCCGTGCGTGAGCGGCCCGAGCTGGCCGCCCTGCTGCGCGACGTGCTCACCGACGACGGCCCGGCGCGGGCGCGCCTGCTCGGCGTCGCGGGCACCTCCGTCGCGCTCGGCGACACGCTCGTCGCGCACCCCGAGAACCTCCACGTGCTCGTCGACGACGCCCCCGCGCTCGGCGTGCCCGTCGGGGACGTCCGTGCCGAGCTCCTGCGGGCCGTCGGCGCCGACCCGGACGCCGCGGTCCCCGTCGCGCGCGCCGGCTCGGCGGAGACGACCGACGACGTGCGCCGCGCCTACCGGACCCGTCTGCTGCGCATCGCCGCCGCGGACGTCACGACCGGCGACCCCCTGTCCCGCCTGCCGGGTGTCGCGGCGGCCCTCGCGGACCTCGCCGCGGCGGCGCTCGAGGCGGCCCTCGCGGTCGCCCGCGCCGACCTCGACGACCACGGCGCGGGGGTCCGGCTCGCCGTGATCGGCATGGGCAAGACCGGCGGGCGCGAGCTCAACTACGTGAGCGACGTCGACGTCGTCTACGTCGCCGAACCGGTCGAGGGCGTGGACGAGGCGGACGCGCTCGCGGTCGGAGCACGGCTCGCGGCCGGGCTCGCGCGCGTGTGCTCGGTGGCGTCGGCGGAGCCCGCGCTGTGGCCGGTCGACGCCGCGCTGCGCCCCGAGGGCAAGGACGGCCCGCTCGTGCGCACGCTCGCGAGCCACCGCACGTACTACGAGCGCTGGGCCAAGACGTGGGAGTTCCAGGCGCTGCTCAAGGCCCGGCCGCTCGCGGGCGACCCCGAGCTGGGCCGCGCCTACGCGGACATGACGCAGCCGTTCGTGTGGGCGGCCGTGCAGCGCGAGAACTTCGTCGAGGACGCGCAGGCGATGCGGCGGCGCGTCGAGCAGCACGTCCCCGCGGCCGAGGCGGACCGCCAGCTCAAGCTCGGCATCGGCGGGCTGCGCGACGTGGAGTTCACGGTGCAGCTCCTGCAGCTCGTGCACGGCCGGGCCGACGACACGATCCGCAGCCCCAGCACGCTGACCGCGCTCGCGGCGCTCGCGGCGGGCGGCTACGTCGGCCGGGAGCACGCGGCCCGGCTCGCCGTCTGCTACCGCTGGCTGCGCCTGCTCGAGCACCGCATCCAGATGCACCGCCTGCGCCGCACCCACCTGCTGCCGACCGCGGAGGCAGACCTGCAGCGGCTGGCCCGCTCGGTCGGGCTGCGGGCCGAGGGCGCGCAGGGCCTGCTCGAACGGTGGCGGTCGGTGCGCCGCGACGTGCGGCACCTGCACGAGGAGCTGTTCTACCGGCCGCTGCTGCCCGCGACCGCGCAGCTGTCGACCGAGGAGGCGAGCCTCGCGCCGGACGCCGCCCGGGCCCGGCTCGCCGCGATCGGCTACCGCGACCCGGCCGGGGCGCTGCGCCACCTCGCGGCGCTCACCGAGGGCGTCTCGCGGCGCGCGTCGATCCAGCGCCAGCTCCTGCCGGTGATGATCGGCTGGTTCGCCGACGGCGCCGACCCCGACGGCGGGCTGCTCGCGTTCCGGCGCCTGTCCGACGAACTCGGCACGACCCACTGGTACCTCAAGCTGCTGCGCGACTCGGGCACGGTCGCGCAGCGGCTCGCGCACGTCCTGTCGACGTCCCGCTACGTCGCGGACGCGCTGTCGCGCTCGCCGGGGTCGGTGACGTGGCTCGCCGAGGACGCGGAGCTCGAGCCGCGCACCGCCGAACGGCTGTCCGCCGAGGCGGACGCGGTGCTCACCCGCGCGCACGAGCCCGTGCCGGCGGTCCTCGCGCTGCGCGGCCTGCGGCGCCGGGAGCTCGCCCGTACCGCCGCGGCCGACGTGCTGGGCGTCGTCACGGGGGTGCGCGCCGCACGCAGCCTCACCGCCTCCGCCGACGTCGTGCTCGCAGGCACGCTGCGGGTCGCCGAGTGGGAGGCGCGCGTCGCGCACGGGGTGGACGAGAACCCGACGCGCATGCTCGTCGTCGCGATGGGCCGGCTCGGCGGGCGTGAGATGGGGTACTCCTCCGACGCCGACGTGCTGTTCGTGCACGACCCGGTCGACGGCGCGGACCCGGTGCTCGCGCAGGACTTCGCGCTGTCGGTCGCGACGCAGGTCCGCGCGCTGCTCGGCTCGGTCGGCCCGGAGCCGGCGCTCGCGGTCGACGCCGACCTGCGACCCGAGGGCCGCAACGGTCCGCTCGTGCGGTCCTTCGACGCCTACGCGGAGTACTACGGCCGCTGGTCCTCGCCGTGGGAGAGCCAGGCGCTGCTGCGCGCCCGCCCCGTCGCCGGCGACGCCGGGCTGGGGGAGCGGTTCGTCGAGCTCGTCGCCCCGCTGCGGTACCCGGCGGGCGGCCTGGATGCGGCGACCGTGCGCGAGGTGCGCCGGATCAAGGCGCGCGTGGAGTCGGAGCGGCTGCCGCGCGGGGTCGACCCCGCCCGGCACCTCAAGCTGGGACGCGGCGGCATCGCCGACGTCGAGTGGACCGCGCAGCTCCTGCAGCTGCAGCACGCGCACGAGGTCGAGGGGCTGCGGACGACGTCCACGCTCGACGCGCTCGCGGCCGCGCACGACGCCGGGCTGCTGTCCGCCGACGACGCACGCGTGCTCGTCGAGGCGTGGGAGCTCGCGTCCCGGCTGCGGGATGCGAACGTGCTCTGGACGGGTCGAGCCGAGGGCGCGCACGCCGACGTCCTGCCGCACGACCGGCAGGCGCTCGCGGGCGTGGCACGGGTCGCGGGCTACCCGGCGGGCGCGGGCAACGTCCTCGAGGAGGACTACCTGCGCACGGCCCGGCGTGCCCGCGCGGTCGTGGAGCGTGTCTTCTACGGCTGA
- a CDS encoding TIGR03885 family FMN-dependent LLM class oxidoreductase produces the protein MTVVGFHHSHEQVHPRALLEAARHAQDVGFDAGMCSDHWAPWSATQGHSGHAWTWLGAALASTTLPFGVVNAPGQRYHPAVVAQSVATLGAMFPGRFWVALGSGENVNEHITGDRWPAKAERDARLRECVDVIRALLDGEEVTHRGLVTVDRAKLWTLPDERPLLVGPAVTPATAARHAQWADGLVTVNQDPRVLREVLEAYRSAGGRGTVALQVHVAWAPDPDTAFALAREQWTANVVGPPVAWDLDLPESFDALVPHLSDDLVRRSVLVEHDPARLRDRIAALVALGFDAVYVHQVATDDEPGRGKHPSAAPTAAPAGTGLRAFLDMAGEHLVGALREVTA, from the coding sequence ATGACCGTCGTCGGATTCCACCACTCGCACGAGCAGGTCCACCCGCGCGCGCTCCTCGAGGCCGCCCGCCACGCGCAGGACGTCGGCTTCGACGCCGGCATGTGCTCGGACCACTGGGCGCCCTGGAGCGCGACGCAGGGCCACTCCGGCCACGCCTGGACGTGGCTCGGCGCGGCGCTCGCGTCGACGACCCTGCCGTTCGGCGTGGTCAACGCCCCCGGCCAGCGGTACCACCCGGCGGTCGTGGCGCAGTCCGTCGCGACCCTCGGGGCGATGTTCCCCGGCCGGTTCTGGGTCGCGCTCGGGTCCGGCGAGAACGTCAACGAGCACATCACCGGCGACCGCTGGCCTGCCAAGGCCGAGCGGGACGCGCGCCTGCGCGAGTGCGTGGACGTGATCCGCGCGCTGCTCGACGGCGAGGAGGTCACGCACCGCGGGCTCGTCACCGTCGACCGCGCGAAGCTGTGGACCCTCCCGGACGAGCGTCCCCTGCTCGTGGGGCCCGCGGTGACGCCCGCGACCGCCGCGCGGCACGCGCAGTGGGCCGACGGCCTCGTCACGGTCAACCAGGACCCGCGCGTGCTCCGCGAGGTGCTCGAGGCGTACCGGTCCGCGGGCGGCCGCGGGACGGTCGCGCTGCAGGTGCACGTCGCGTGGGCGCCCGACCCGGACACCGCGTTCGCGCTGGCCCGCGAGCAGTGGACCGCGAACGTCGTCGGCCCGCCCGTCGCGTGGGACCTCGACCTGCCCGAGTCCTTCGACGCGCTCGTGCCGCACCTGTCCGACGACCTCGTGCGCCGGTCCGTCCTCGTGGAGCACGACCCCGCGCGGCTGCGGGACAGGATCGCCGCGCTCGTCGCGCTCGGCTTCGACGCCGTCTACGTGCACCAGGTCGCGACCGACGACGAGCCCGGCCGCGGCAAGCACCCGTCCGCCGCGCCCACCGCCGCCCCCGCGGGCACCGGGCTGCGGGCGTTCCTCGACATGGCGGGCGAGCACCTCGTCGGCGCGCTGCGGGAGGTGACGGCATGA